A DNA window from Mycosarcoma maydis chromosome 12, whole genome shotgun sequence contains the following coding sequences:
- a CDS encoding uncharacterized protein (related to DPP1 - diacylglycerol pyrophosphate phosphatase) translates to MTDIHPPAASSSSGRVGGFSHSNRDSLYSQLRWSSHHQPTTRKRKLQLLRSYLPDWIITILLAGLLAIINNVHGFRREFSLTDTSIQHTYAVHERVPVWLLGILAVLIPVIIIAVFSLVISRSVWDLHNGLLGFVLANALTVTITTIVKVTVGRPRPDLIDRCQPAPGSANAIPYGLVTDIICTVGVNDKTLRDGFRSFPSGHSSTSFAGLTYLSLYLAGKLHLFDGRGHAVTAWLCGTPLMAATLIAVSRTMDYRHHATDVIAGSLLGLIIAYWSYKLYYPPLAHRQSHKPYSPRIPAEHLSGANEQRYADVSGEDGEARYNLTHGNGGNDLDTEHEADNEAPGNYTKPSAGGRALDMSMDYPEHDTVSRV, encoded by the coding sequence ATGACGGACATACATCCACCCGCcgcatcctcctcgtccgGCCGCGTCGGCGGATTCAGCCACAGCAATAGGGACTCTCTTTACTCGCAGTTGCGTTGGTCATCGCATCATCAACCCACCACTCGCAAACGAAAATTGCAACTGCTTCGATCTTATTTACCGGATTggatcatcaccatccttCTGGCCGGTCTTCTTGCTATCATCAACAACGTCCACGGATTTCGCCGAGAATTCTCTCTTACGGACACTTCGATCCAGCACACATATGCGGTGCACGAACGCGTCCCCGTTTGGCTACTGGGAATCTTGGCAGTTCTCATCCccgtcatcatcattgCTGTATTCTCACTCGTCATCTCTCGTTCGGTATGGGACCTGCACAATGGCCTGCTCGGATTCGTCCTCGCTAACGCTCTCACGGTGACAATCACCACAATTGTCAAGGTCACTGTAGGGCGGCCGCGTCCGGACTTGATCGATAGGTGTCAACCAGCGCCTGGATCAGCTAACGCGATACCATACGGTCTCGTCACGGACATCATCTGCACGGTCGGAGTCAATGACAAGACGCTTCGTGATGGATTCCGCTCTttcccgtccggtcactcgtcGACCTCTTTCGCCGGCTTGACTTACCTCTCGCTCTATCTCGCTGGTAAACTGCACCTGTTCGATGGACGTGGACACGCGGTCACAGCCTGGTTATGCGGAACGCCGCTCATGGCCGCCACGCTGATCGCAGTGAGCAGAACGATGGACTACAGACATCATGCGACAGATGTCATTGCTGGATCACTGCTGGGGCTGATCATTGCCTATTGGAGTTACAAACTGTATTATCCGCCGCTCGCACACAGGCAGAGTCATAAACCCTACTCGCCAAGGATTCCGGCGGAACACTTGTCGGGTGCTAATGAGCAGCGGTATGCCGATGTCAGTGGTGAAGATGGTGAGGCGAGGTACAATCTTACCCACGGCAACGGTGGCAACGACTTGGATACCGAGCATGAAGCGGATAACGAAGCTCCAGGAAACTACACCAAGCCAAGTGCTGGAGGACGTGCGCTGGACATGTCGATGGACTATCCGGAACATGATACCGTGTCTCGAGTCTGA
- a CDS encoding beclin 1 (related to Beclin 1), whose protein sequence is MSWSCQRCRQPLLLHPSVSSEIDLNQSAYDLVQDSFIAPRHASSPSTSKALLPSKESSSEAAPTTASSSSSAGLSTNDPNSLSARLAASSALFDLLSHPPRTKTGRTSPSASRSGKKALRLRTPNNSSTVIDHPLCKACTDTLLEIMDTQMSEVRSQRDSYLAFEAELRKYKLLPQIQRRVSSSSSPSVATEKDMTHDLTAIRQQQLEECKSLQHEIAQLLSDESFALSELKEAEAARLSIEAQLSTIAEQEAALQQEEERFWSQYSQHSLTLSRLEEDKASLAMAVAHDRELLLRLQSTNVYTDAFCIGHSGGIATINGLRLGRLPGQSVEWNEINAAWGQTALLLDVVARKLGVAFRGYRLIPKGSFSVVYRYEDARSQHYSSASSTSTLFAASNDATETEGEETAGEKTVYELYGSSDWQIGRLLQSRRFDHAQTGFLACLKQVVEFAASADPTFQAPHAINKDKIGEASIRLQFGSDETWTRALRHVLVNCNRVLMWVSEREKRQVQQADGRRAMSNGQEADTRLGQDITA, encoded by the coding sequence ATGTCTTGGAGCTGTCAACGCTGCCggcagccgctgctgctgcacccTTCGGTATCATCCGAGATTGATCTCAACCAATCAGCCTACGACCTTGTGCAAGACTCGTTCATTGCTCCACGACAtgcatcgtcgccatccaCATCCAAAGCGCTTTTGCCCTCCAAGGAAAGCAGCTCTGAAGCTGCTCCAACTAcggcttcgagctcgagctctgcTGGACTCAGCACAAACGATCCGAATTCGCTCAGTGCACGTCTAGCCGCTTCATCGGCGCTCTTTGATCTACTatcgcatccacctcgGACCAAGACGGGTAGGACGTCACCGTCCGCATCTCGCAGTGGGAAAAAGGCACTCAGACTCCGTACACCAAACAATAGCTCGACGGTGATAGACCATCCGTTATGTAAAGCATGCACGGATACACTGTTGGAGATCATGGACACGCAAATGTCCGAAGTGCGCTCGCAGCGCGATTCGTATCTCGCTTTTGAGgccgagctgcgcaagTACAAGTTGCTACCTCAGATCCAACGTCGtgtttcttcttcttcatcgcCCTCTGTAGCCACTGAGAAAGATATGACGCACGATTTGACGGCGATACGACAACAGCAACTAGAAGAGTGCAAATCACTCCAACACGAAATCGCTCAACTGCTTTCTGACGAATCCTTCGCCCTATCCGAGCTCAAagaagccgaagcagccCGACTCTCCATTGAGGCACAACTGTCCACGATAGCAGAACAAGAGGCTGCCTTGCAACAGGAGGAAGAGCGCTTCTGGTCACAATACTCTCAACACTCGTTAACCCTGTCCAGATTGGAGGAGGACAAAGCGTCTTTAGCTATGGCTGTAGCGCACGACAGGGAGCTGCTATTACGCTTGCAATCGACAAACGTCTACACAGATGCGTTTTGCATCGGCCACTCGGGTGGTATCGCTACTATCAATGGGTTGCGACTCGGCAGGCTGCCGGGCCAGTCGGTTGAATGGAACGAGATCAACGCGGCTTGGGGTCAAACGGCGCTGTTGTTGGACGTGGTAGCAAGAAAGTTGGGCGTAGCGTTTAGAGGGTATAGGTTGATACCCAAGGGGTCTTTCAGCGTTGTGTATCGGTACGaagatgctcgatctcAACACTATtcgagcgcttcgtcgacgtcgacttTGTTTGCAGCATCGAACGACGCTACTGAAACAGAAGGCGAGGAAACGGCCGGGGAAAAGACAGTATACGAGCTCTACGGATCCTCGGATTGGCAGATCGGGCGTCTGTTGCAAAGTCGGCGGTTCGATCATGCACAAACTGGATTTTTGGCCTGTCtcaagcaagtcgtcgaGTTTGCAGCGAGTGCGGATCCAACGTTCCAGGCACCACACGCGATCAACAAGGATAAAATTGGAGAGGCGAGCATCAGGTTGCAATTCGGAAGCGACGAGACGTGGACCAGGGCACTAAGGCATGTCTTGGTCAATTGTAATCGGGTGCTCATGTGGGTgagtgagagagagaagcgCCAAGTGCAACAGGCGGATGGTCGAAGGGCCATGAGCAATGGTCAGGAGGCCGATACGAGGCTTGGCCAAGATATCACCGCTTAG